A part of Solicola gregarius genomic DNA contains:
- a CDS encoding cysteine hydrolase family protein, whose product MTDGEAWLVVVDMQHIFGDADSEWTTPGFDEIVPRIRALAEQFGDRVVFTRFLAPERPQGAWVDYYRQWPFALQPPDAPAYEIVDALDVRDRPVVSRTTFNKWGDELDEATQGSRKLVVTGVSTECCVLTTVLAAADAGVQVTVVRDAVAGPTPELRDASLAVMETYAPLVQVVSTGDLPT is encoded by the coding sequence GTGACCGACGGCGAGGCGTGGCTCGTCGTCGTCGACATGCAGCACATCTTCGGCGACGCCGACAGCGAATGGACGACGCCCGGCTTCGACGAGATCGTGCCGCGCATCCGCGCGCTGGCGGAGCAGTTCGGCGATCGGGTCGTGTTCACCCGGTTCCTCGCACCCGAGCGCCCCCAGGGCGCGTGGGTCGACTACTACCGGCAGTGGCCGTTCGCGCTCCAGCCGCCCGACGCGCCCGCGTACGAGATCGTCGATGCGCTCGACGTACGCGACCGGCCGGTCGTCTCACGTACGACGTTCAACAAATGGGGCGATGAGCTCGACGAGGCAACGCAGGGGAGCCGCAAGTTAGTCGTCACCGGGGTCTCGACCGAGTGCTGCGTCCTCACCACGGTGCTCGCCGCCGCCGACGCGGGCGTCCAGGTGACGGTCGTACGCGACGCCGTCGCCGGCCCGACCCCCGAGCTCCGCGACGCATCCCTCGCCGTCATGGAGACGTACGCCCCGCTCGTACAGGTGGTCTCCACCGGCGACCTGCCCACGTGA
- a CDS encoding purine-cytosine permease family protein, protein MTTQEGPTVKGVGSIELNGINLIDESERKGTPRSLFWPWFSANVSVFGISYGSFVLGFGLSFWQAVAASLIGIVFSFLLCGFVALAGKRGSVPTMVASRATFGVRGNALPSLLSWILTVGWETVLTALATLATATVFDELGWGSGDGIKVAALVVVTALIVGAGVLGFDTIMRLSAYITVIGAVLTVVYMVLVADHISWSTVSDLPSGSTESFIGGLTLMMTGLGLGWVNMAADYSRYLPRNASSASVVGWTTFGAALAPAILVLFGLLLAGSSPELSGAIGLDPIGALASLLPTWFLVPFVIVAVLGLVGGAALDIYSSGLALLSLGLPAPRWAAAGIDGVIMFVGTILIVFVADDFFGPFQGFLITLGVPIAAWCGVMIADIAMRRRDYAEAELFDPAGRYRAVNWVSVGLVVVGTVVGWGLVTNTYADWLDWQGYLLDPLQFAGGKEGTWAFANLGVLFALVIGFVGSLLLNRSAVRREEER, encoded by the coding sequence ATGACGACGCAAGAAGGCCCGACCGTCAAGGGTGTCGGCAGCATCGAGCTGAACGGCATCAACCTCATCGACGAGTCCGAGCGCAAGGGCACACCGAGGAGCCTGTTCTGGCCGTGGTTCTCGGCCAACGTCTCCGTCTTCGGCATCAGCTACGGCTCGTTCGTACTCGGCTTCGGCCTCTCGTTCTGGCAGGCCGTTGCGGCGAGCCTGATCGGCATCGTGTTCTCGTTCCTGCTGTGCGGGTTCGTCGCGCTGGCCGGAAAGCGCGGCTCGGTGCCGACGATGGTCGCGAGCCGGGCGACGTTCGGCGTACGCGGCAACGCACTGCCGTCCTTGCTGTCGTGGATCCTCACAGTCGGCTGGGAGACCGTGCTCACCGCGCTCGCGACGCTCGCGACCGCCACCGTCTTCGACGAGCTCGGCTGGGGGAGCGGCGACGGCATCAAGGTCGCGGCGCTCGTCGTCGTCACTGCGCTGATCGTCGGCGCCGGCGTGCTCGGGTTCGACACCATCATGCGGCTCTCCGCGTACATCACGGTGATCGGCGCCGTGCTCACCGTCGTCTACATGGTCCTGGTCGCCGACCACATCTCCTGGTCGACGGTGAGCGACCTGCCGTCGGGTTCGACCGAGTCGTTCATCGGAGGGCTGACCCTGATGATGACCGGGCTCGGGCTCGGCTGGGTGAACATGGCGGCCGACTACTCGCGCTACCTGCCTCGCAACGCGTCGAGTGCGAGCGTCGTGGGATGGACGACGTTCGGCGCCGCGCTCGCGCCGGCGATCCTGGTGCTGTTCGGCCTGCTGCTGGCGGGCTCCTCGCCGGAGCTGTCCGGCGCGATCGGCCTCGACCCGATCGGTGCGCTCGCCTCGCTGCTGCCGACCTGGTTCCTCGTACCGTTCGTCATCGTCGCCGTGCTCGGCCTGGTCGGCGGGGCGGCACTCGACATCTACTCCTCCGGCCTCGCGCTGCTCAGCCTCGGGCTGCCGGCCCCGCGCTGGGCGGCGGCAGGTATCGACGGCGTGATCATGTTCGTCGGCACGATCCTGATCGTCTTCGTCGCCGACGACTTCTTCGGACCGTTCCAAGGCTTCCTGATCACCCTGGGCGTACCGATCGCAGCATGGTGCGGCGTGATGATCGCCGACATCGCGATGCGCCGCCGCGACTACGCGGAGGCGGAGCTGTTCGATCCGGCGGGTCGCTATCGCGCCGTCAACTGGGTCTCGGTCGGGCTGGTGGTCGTCGGCACCGTCGTCGGCTGGGGTCTCGTGACCAACACGTACGCCGACTGGCTCGACTGGCAGGGCTACCTGCTCGATCCGCTTCAGTTCGCCGGTGGCAAGGAAGGTACGTGGGCATTCGCGAACCTCGGCGTCCTGTTCGCACTCGTGATCGGCTTCGTCGGATCGCTGCTGCTCAACCGCTCGGCCGTTCGTCGCGAGGAGGAGCGGTGA
- a CDS encoding PaaI family thioesterase codes for MSAALTSDNAREVLEAQPFSRLLGTRLDKFGDGRAELSLEIRDDLRQQFGFVHGGVLAYLVDNAVTFAAGTVLGPAVLTSGFTISYLAPGKGRELRAYASVVHATRRQVVCRCDVMAVDESGEQTICATGQGTVVARGGEVPAAG; via the coding sequence ATGTCCGCAGCACTCACGTCCGACAACGCCCGGGAGGTGCTGGAGGCACAGCCGTTCAGCCGCCTGCTCGGTACTCGGCTGGACAAGTTCGGCGACGGCCGGGCCGAGCTGAGTCTCGAGATCCGCGACGACCTGCGTCAGCAGTTCGGGTTCGTACACGGCGGCGTGCTCGCGTACCTCGTCGACAACGCGGTCACGTTCGCCGCCGGCACGGTGCTCGGTCCGGCCGTGCTGACCAGCGGGTTCACCATCAGCTACCTCGCACCGGGCAAGGGGCGCGAGCTGCGCGCGTACGCCTCGGTCGTGCACGCGACGCGGCGGCAGGTGGTATGCCGATGCGATGTCATGGCGGTCGACGAGTCCGGCGAGCAGACCATCTGCGCCACCGGACAGGGCACGGTCGTCGCGCGTGGCGGCGAGGTCCCGGCAGCGGGGTAG
- a CDS encoding SDR family NAD(P)-dependent oxidoreductase, with amino-acid sequence MTNEQHTAVVTGASQGLGYELAGALVARGWQVIVDARTPGPLDEATGAWGGSATAIAGDVNEPAHRRRLVDAVRNAGRLDLLVNNASTIGASPMPTLAEIDVATLRTVYDTNVIAPLSLTRAVLPYLVEARGIVVNISSDAAVEPYEGWGGYGPSKAALDHATAILAQEQPEIRAYAFDPGDMRTALHQAAFPDDDISDRPEAATVVPALLRLVDERPGSARVTAADLAGARGVA; translated from the coding sequence ATGACTAACGAACAACACACCGCCGTCGTGACCGGAGCATCGCAGGGCCTCGGGTACGAGCTCGCCGGCGCACTCGTCGCGCGTGGCTGGCAGGTCATCGTCGACGCTCGTACGCCCGGCCCGCTCGACGAGGCCACGGGAGCGTGGGGCGGGTCGGCCACCGCCATCGCCGGCGACGTCAACGAACCCGCCCACCGGCGCCGGCTCGTCGACGCCGTACGCAACGCCGGCCGCCTCGACCTGCTCGTCAACAACGCGAGCACGATCGGGGCGAGTCCGATGCCGACGCTTGCCGAGATCGACGTCGCGACACTGCGCACGGTGTACGACACGAACGTGATCGCGCCGCTGTCTCTCACCCGTGCGGTGCTCCCGTACCTCGTCGAGGCGCGCGGCATCGTCGTCAACATCAGCTCCGATGCCGCCGTCGAGCCGTACGAGGGGTGGGGCGGGTACGGCCCGTCGAAGGCCGCACTCGACCACGCGACCGCGATCCTCGCGCAGGAGCAACCGGAGATCCGCGCGTACGCGTTCGACCCGGGCGACATGCGTACGGCACTGCACCAGGCCGCGTTCCCCGACGACGACATCTCCGACCGTCCCGAGGCGGCGACAGTCGTACCCGCACTGCTGCGGCTGGTCGACGAGCGGCCCGGCTCCGCACGAGTCACCGCCGCGGATCTCGCCGGGGCGCGAGGAGTCGCATGA
- a CDS encoding S-adenosylmethionine:tRNA ribosyltransferase-isomerase gives MRPQAATVFELPDSLSATGPPESRGIARDDVRLLVATASGVTHVQFRDLGDFLEPPDVLVVNNSATVPAAIQGVRPDGRHVAVHLSSPLADATYLVELRCDDGSCRIRDGRSGERIAVEGGSVRLASAYPDASTQAGSRIWRAVLDLPTDLPSYLQRHGRPITYGYVGDTWPLRDYQTVFAREPGSAEMPSAARPFSDRLVARLVATGIDIVPITLHTGVSSLEADETPLSERFEVSDAAARRINHARGAGGRVIAVGTTATRAIESAARDDGSVRAAQGWTDLVIGPGRGVRMVDGIVTGWHEPQASHLLLLEAVAGRRIVGRAYEAALAERYLWHEFGDSALLLP, from the coding sequence ATGAGGCCGCAGGCGGCAACGGTCTTCGAGCTGCCGGACTCGCTGTCGGCAACTGGCCCGCCCGAGTCGCGCGGCATCGCCCGAGACGACGTACGCCTGTTGGTCGCCACGGCTTCGGGAGTCACGCACGTGCAGTTCCGCGACCTCGGCGACTTCCTGGAGCCGCCCGACGTCCTGGTCGTGAACAACTCCGCGACCGTTCCGGCGGCGATCCAAGGCGTACGACCGGACGGCCGTCACGTCGCCGTCCACCTGTCCAGTCCGCTCGCCGACGCCACCTACCTCGTGGAGCTGCGCTGCGACGACGGCTCGTGCCGCATTCGAGACGGGCGCTCCGGCGAGCGGATCGCCGTCGAGGGCGGCAGTGTCAGGCTCGCGTCGGCGTACCCGGACGCCAGCACACAAGCGGGTTCCCGCATCTGGCGTGCGGTTCTCGACCTGCCCACCGACCTGCCGTCGTACCTCCAGAGGCACGGCCGTCCGATCACGTACGGGTACGTCGGCGACACCTGGCCGCTCCGCGACTACCAGACGGTGTTCGCCCGCGAGCCAGGGAGCGCCGAGATGCCCAGCGCAGCAAGGCCGTTCAGCGATCGCCTGGTCGCCAGGCTCGTCGCAACGGGCATCGACATCGTGCCGATCACATTGCACACGGGTGTCTCGTCGCTCGAGGCCGACGAGACACCACTATCCGAGCGCTTCGAGGTCTCGGACGCGGCGGCCCGTCGCATCAACCACGCACGCGGCGCCGGGGGGCGTGTGATCGCGGTTGGTACGACGGCCACGCGGGCGATCGAGTCGGCGGCGCGCGACGACGGCAGCGTACGAGCGGCGCAGGGCTGGACCGATCTGGTGATCGGCCCGGGGCGCGGCGTTCGTATGGTCGACGGCATCGTCACCGGATGGCACGAGCCGCAGGCCAGCCATCTGCTGCTGCTCGAGGCGGTCGCCGGCCGCCGCATCGTCGGACGCGCGTACGAGGCGGCGCTCGCCGAGCGCTACCTGTGGCACGAGTTCGGCGACAGCGCGTTGCTCCTGCCCTGA
- a CDS encoding HAD family hydrolase: MSRTLWLHLGTFKSGSSRIQQEAWRQRDDLQQHGWLYPMTGVVTDEPEVGHRHSHLVYYRNDAEVWPELLEGLVTEVGTSDATNVLMSSEAWSDPYAAPALTETLTALRTAGAVDDVRGVLYLRNRYDYARSLYREMTRRRANVRPLHEWVDLPRRQRMLNPLVVVRSLTKTLDPGSVEAYPYEGSGDIGQHFFGLLGLTAAPQSRPANPGLDALEAEAYRQLKLLAPELQDHWPGLYSLSPRERWPVDVTERFGPGQLDIDQGWRRRFRRLTGWSREEVDRLLARPVDSGEDVLTYSDEVRTVVETWLGVRSRRGTDSRQ, from the coding sequence ATGAGCAGGACGCTCTGGCTCCATCTCGGGACGTTCAAGTCCGGCTCGTCCCGGATCCAGCAGGAGGCCTGGCGACAGCGCGACGATCTGCAGCAGCACGGCTGGCTGTACCCGATGACCGGGGTCGTCACCGACGAACCCGAGGTCGGTCACCGGCACTCACACCTCGTCTACTACCGCAACGACGCCGAGGTCTGGCCCGAGCTGCTCGAGGGCCTCGTCACCGAGGTCGGCACGAGTGATGCGACGAACGTACTGATGTCGTCGGAGGCGTGGAGCGATCCGTACGCCGCGCCCGCGTTGACGGAGACGCTGACCGCGCTGCGTACGGCCGGCGCCGTCGACGACGTGCGCGGCGTGCTGTATCTCCGCAATCGTTACGACTACGCCCGCTCGCTGTACCGGGAGATGACGCGGCGGCGGGCCAATGTTCGGCCGCTGCACGAGTGGGTCGATCTTCCTCGACGACAGCGGATGCTCAACCCGCTGGTCGTGGTCCGGAGCCTGACGAAGACGCTCGACCCCGGTTCGGTCGAGGCGTACCCCTATGAAGGGTCCGGCGACATCGGGCAGCACTTCTTCGGTCTGCTCGGCCTCACCGCGGCGCCGCAATCACGGCCGGCGAACCCAGGCCTCGATGCGCTCGAGGCGGAGGCGTACCGGCAGCTGAAGCTGCTCGCTCCCGAGCTGCAGGACCACTGGCCGGGGCTGTACTCCCTCTCGCCTCGGGAGCGGTGGCCGGTAGACGTGACCGAACGATTCGGGCCCGGTCAGCTGGACATCGACCAAGGCTGGCGCCGTCGGTTCAGGCGCCTCACGGGTTGGAGTCGCGAGGAGGTCGACCGGCTCCTTGCGCGTCCGGTCGACTCGGGCGAGGACGTGCTCACGTACTCCGACGAGGTGCGCACGGTGGTGGAGACGTGGTTGGGCGTACGTTCCCGCCGAGGTACGGATTCCCGCCAATAG
- a CDS encoding amidohydrolase/deacetylase family metallohydrolase, whose protein sequence is MTNRRSATAILGAAALLTVTGAAATNGAVANDAKATTSAEPAYELLIDDGHVIDPKNGTDEVMDVAVEDGKIAAVSEQIDPAEAAQTVDASGMYVTPGLIDMHAHMFTGPNDAYAAGKLAVAPDGFTFRSGVTTAVDAGSPGWRNIDRYRAQVIDRSKTRILSFLNIVGHGMAGANYEQNLNDMRVKPTARAARENSDVIVGIKTAHFEGPEWAPVERSVKAGDIAGVPVMVDFGANLPERPIDELLTKKLRPGDVYAHMYSGLRGELTPDGKVNPGMIEGRERGVKFEVGDGGGSFAWDVAVPAMEQGFEPDIISTDLHIESMNSGMKDLSNVMSKLLTLGMPLPDVIEASTWEPAQTIGRTELGNLSEGAPADVAVFSLDEGEFGYVDSFGLRLDGDEKLTAQLTLREGEVAWDLNGIAAQEWTPDHD, encoded by the coding sequence ATGACGAACAGACGGAGCGCGACGGCGATCCTCGGTGCGGCGGCCCTGCTGACCGTCACCGGCGCAGCCGCCACGAACGGCGCGGTTGCCAATGATGCGAAGGCGACCACGAGCGCAGAGCCGGCGTACGAGCTGCTGATCGACGACGGCCACGTGATCGACCCGAAGAACGGCACCGACGAGGTGATGGACGTCGCGGTCGAGGACGGCAAGATCGCGGCGGTCAGCGAGCAGATCGACCCCGCCGAAGCGGCGCAGACCGTCGACGCGTCCGGGATGTACGTGACACCGGGCCTGATCGACATGCATGCACACATGTTCACGGGGCCCAACGACGCGTACGCCGCAGGCAAGCTCGCGGTTGCGCCCGACGGGTTCACGTTCCGTTCCGGGGTCACGACCGCGGTCGACGCCGGGTCGCCCGGCTGGCGGAACATCGATCGATATCGCGCGCAGGTGATCGACCGCTCGAAGACCAGAATCCTGTCGTTCCTCAACATCGTCGGCCACGGGATGGCGGGGGCGAACTACGAGCAGAACCTCAATGACATGCGGGTCAAGCCGACCGCTCGCGCCGCACGCGAGAACAGCGACGTCATCGTCGGGATCAAGACGGCGCACTTCGAGGGCCCGGAGTGGGCGCCGGTCGAACGCTCGGTCAAGGCGGGAGACATCGCCGGCGTCCCGGTCATGGTGGACTTCGGCGCGAACCTTCCGGAGCGCCCGATCGACGAGCTGCTGACGAAGAAGCTGCGCCCCGGTGACGTGTACGCACACATGTACTCCGGACTGCGCGGCGAGCTCACGCCCGACGGGAAGGTGAACCCGGGGATGATCGAGGGCCGTGAACGAGGCGTGAAGTTCGAGGTCGGGGATGGCGGCGGCAGCTTCGCGTGGGACGTCGCGGTGCCGGCGATGGAGCAGGGCTTCGAGCCGGACATCATCTCGACCGACCTGCACATCGAGAGCATGAACTCGGGAATGAAGGACCTGTCGAACGTGATGTCCAAGCTCCTCACGCTCGGCATGCCGCTGCCGGACGTGATCGAGGCCTCGACCTGGGAGCCCGCGCAGACCATCGGGCGTACCGAGCTGGGCAACCTGTCCGAGGGCGCACCCGCGGACGTCGCGGTGTTCTCGCTCGACGAGGGCGAGTTCGGTTACGTCGACAGCTTCGGCCTCCGGCTCGACGGTGACGAGAAGCTGACCGCCCAGCTGACGCTGCGCGAGGGCGAGGTGGCGTGGGACCTGAACGGCATCGCGGCACAGGAGTGGACACCCGACCACGACTGA
- a CDS encoding RidA family protein produces the protein MSSTRRTFIRKAPIAAASAAAATTALGAAVPANADGGKQGPPWLFPRKKVNWLGEKPENPLFSPVVTYGGLVFISGIGAHFDGDIREHTDHVLNEVQRYLEAAGSSMEKVLKVNVYLGTLDDYDGMNEVFLGRFGSEPGVRTTIAAAAGIPGDSLVEIDCIACR, from the coding sequence ATGAGCTCGACCAGACGAACATTCATCCGGAAAGCGCCGATAGCCGCAGCGTCGGCTGCCGCCGCGACGACGGCACTGGGAGCGGCCGTTCCGGCGAACGCCGACGGTGGGAAGCAAGGTCCGCCGTGGCTGTTTCCGAGGAAGAAGGTGAACTGGCTCGGGGAGAAGCCGGAGAACCCGCTGTTCAGCCCGGTCGTGACGTACGGCGGACTCGTCTTCATCTCGGGCATCGGGGCGCACTTCGACGGAGACATCCGCGAGCACACCGACCATGTGCTCAACGAGGTACAGCGATACCTCGAGGCGGCCGGATCGTCGATGGAGAAGGTGCTCAAGGTGAACGTCTACCTCGGCACCCTCGACGACTACGACGGAATGAACGAGGTCTTCCTCGGCCGGTTCGGATCCGAGCCCGGCGTACGTACGACGATCGCCGCTGCCGCAGGCATTCCCGGCGACTCCCTCGTCGAGATCGACTGCATCGCATGCCGATGA
- a CDS encoding aminoglycoside phosphotransferase family protein, whose translation MVMHEGQREIDGRTVRRLVDDQFPQWRGLPVRAVAGGTVNAIFRVGDEVAARFPLQGVDPGEVRASLEAEATAARELADHATVPVTEPVAIGEPGDGYPLPWSVQTWLPGTIATIDDPAASPEFAEDLAAFIARLRTVATRGRTFVGDGRGGHLPDHDDWMETCFRRSESLLDVPRLRAIWAELRTLPEVDADTMCHGDLIPPNLLVRDGRLTGVLDGGGFGPADPALDLVAAWHLLDAPRRQVFHASLGGGEVQWRRGMAWAFQQAMGLVWYYRASNPPMSRWGRRTLERIVEADAG comes from the coding sequence ATGGTCATGCACGAAGGGCAGCGCGAGATCGACGGCCGAACCGTCCGTCGCCTGGTCGACGACCAGTTCCCGCAGTGGCGGGGGCTTCCCGTACGAGCGGTCGCGGGCGGCACCGTCAACGCGATCTTCCGCGTCGGCGACGAGGTGGCGGCCCGTTTCCCGTTGCAGGGCGTGGATCCGGGTGAGGTCCGTGCGTCGCTCGAGGCCGAGGCGACTGCCGCAAGGGAGCTCGCCGACCACGCGACCGTTCCGGTAACGGAGCCCGTTGCGATCGGCGAGCCCGGTGATGGCTATCCGCTGCCGTGGAGCGTGCAGACGTGGCTACCGGGAACCATCGCGACGATCGACGACCCGGCGGCGTCGCCGGAGTTCGCGGAAGACCTCGCCGCGTTCATCGCGCGTCTTCGTACCGTCGCCACCCGAGGGCGGACGTTCGTCGGCGATGGTCGCGGCGGCCACCTTCCCGATCACGATGACTGGATGGAGACCTGCTTCCGGCGCAGCGAGAGTCTGCTCGACGTACCGCGTCTGCGCGCGATCTGGGCCGAGCTGCGTACGCTCCCCGAGGTCGACGCCGACACCATGTGTCACGGCGACCTGATCCCACCCAACCTGCTCGTGCGCGACGGTCGCCTCACCGGCGTACTTGACGGAGGAGGGTTCGGCCCGGCCGACCCGGCGCTCGACCTGGTCGCGGCCTGGCATCTGCTGGACGCACCCCGGCGCCAGGTCTTCCACGCGTCTCTCGGAGGTGGCGAGGTGCAGTGGCGGCGCGGGATGGCGTGGGCGTTCCAGCAGGCGATGGGGCTGGTTTGGTACTACCGTGCGTCGAACCCGCCGATGAGCCGCTGGGGCAGACGTACGCTCGAGCGGATCGTCGAAGCCGACGCCGGCTGA
- a CDS encoding DUF5615 family PIN-like protein has product MRFIVDAQLPPRLARFLDAAGHEGQHVADLPTGVTALDAEIAAHADTDDAVVVTKDADFRYSHAATGSPRRLLLVMTGNTSNAALIELFGRRLDELAAALTLADFVELHGELMVLHRRFHNES; this is encoded by the coding sequence GTGCGGTTCATCGTCGACGCGCAGCTGCCGCCGCGCCTCGCCCGGTTTCTCGATGCGGCCGGGCATGAGGGGCAGCATGTCGCCGATCTTCCGACCGGTGTCACTGCCTTGGACGCTGAGATCGCAGCGCACGCAGACACAGACGACGCCGTCGTTGTGACGAAGGACGCCGATTTCCGCTACTCCCACGCTGCAACCGGGAGCCCGCGGAGGCTGCTGCTCGTCATGACTGGCAATACGTCGAACGCCGCTCTGATCGAGTTGTTCGGCCGCCGATTGGACGAACTTGCTGCGGCGCTGACTCTGGCGGACTTCGTAGAGTTGCACGGAGAGTTGATGGTCCTTCATCGGCGGTTTCACAACGAGTCTTGA
- a CDS encoding DUF433 domain-containing protein, which produces MAGADELRNRITVDPMVLHGKPALRGTRVSVQAVLELLASGMTFEEVLADYPYLEREDLLAALEYGAAASGGQTVTL; this is translated from the coding sequence ATGGCGGGCGCAGACGAACTCAGGAATCGGATCACTGTTGATCCGATGGTCTTGCACGGCAAACCTGCCCTTCGCGGGACGCGCGTTTCGGTCCAAGCCGTTCTCGAGCTCCTTGCCTCCGGCATGACGTTCGAGGAGGTTCTAGCGGACTATCCGTACCTGGAACGCGAAGATCTACTGGCAGCGCTGGAGTATGGAGCAGCTGCTTCTGGTGGCCAGACTGTGACGCTGTAG
- a CDS encoding YciI family protein: MKYMLIMRANDETFAAYQDVDFGEIVESMGRFNDEMIQAGVLLAAEGLDPDPSSGVVVDYSSEPPVVTDGPYGETKELFAGFWIIDVTSREEAVEWAKRAPLAGPGSKAEIRRVTSIDELPQDNPWIAKERAWREATGQL; the protein is encoded by the coding sequence ATGAAGTACATGCTGATCATGCGCGCCAACGACGAGACATTCGCCGCGTACCAGGATGTCGACTTCGGCGAGATCGTGGAGTCGATGGGCAGGTTCAACGACGAGATGATCCAGGCGGGCGTACTGCTGGCGGCCGAGGGGCTCGACCCCGACCCCTCGTCCGGCGTGGTCGTCGACTACTCATCCGAGCCCCCCGTCGTCACCGACGGGCCGTACGGCGAGACGAAGGAGCTGTTCGCCGGCTTCTGGATCATCGACGTCACCTCCCGGGAGGAGGCCGTCGAGTGGGCCAAGCGGGCACCCTTGGCAGGCCCCGGGAGCAAGGCAGAGATCCGGCGCGTCACCTCGATCGACGAGCTCCCGCAGGACAACCCGTGGATCGCGAAGGAACGCGCCTGGCGCGAAGCCACCGGCCAGCTCTGA